From the Clostridium putrefaciens genome, one window contains:
- a CDS encoding RrF2 family transcriptional regulator, protein MKLSTKGRYGVKAMLDLAINCDETPISIKSISERQNISEYYLEQLFSPLRKANIIKSVRGAKGGYILNRKPEDITVADIIEVLEGPIEISDCVEGTHCNNMDCCATRLLWAKVKNSIDSVMQSVTLKDMVDDYMRMQSSSQKVKIQK, encoded by the coding sequence ATGAAATTATCTACTAAAGGCAGATATGGTGTAAAGGCAATGCTTGATTTAGCTATAAATTGCGATGAAACACCTATCTCAATTAAAAGTATATCAGAAAGACAAAATATATCAGAGTATTATCTTGAACAGTTATTCTCTCCTCTTAGAAAAGCTAATATAATAAAAAGCGTAAGAGGGGCAAAGGGAGGATACATTTTAAATAGAAAACCAGAAGATATAACTGTTGCAGATATTATAGAAGTTTTAGAAGGACCAATAGAAATTTCAGATTGTGTTGAAGGTACTCATTGTAATAACATGGATTGCTGTGCTACAAGACTTCTTTGGGCTAAAGTAAAAAATAGCATAGACAGTGTTATGCAATCTGTTACTTTAAAAGATATGGTGGATGACTATATGAGAATGCAGTCTTCAAGCCAAAAAGTTAAAATTCAAAAGTAA
- a CDS encoding replication-associated recombination protein A: MRKPLADKLRPNELNEVVGQKHILGNGKILDRILKSGRITNMIFYGPPGVGKTTVANIIAEKSNKKFYKLNATNSNLKDIQQIVSTLDTFEGINGILLYLDEIQNFNKKQQQSLLEFIEDGRITLISSTTENPYHYIFKAILSRSTIFEFKPVEKEDVEIAIDRVVKIINKEEENISIELKQKAKEYIVSASNGDVRKAINALEIAIYSTPPNENYSVIIDLDIAKDSTQTKVIAYDMLGDSHYDILSAFQKSIRGSDVDASLHYLARLIKAGDLISICRRILVIASEDIGLAYPNAITMVKSCVDSSMMLGFPEARIPLAEAVVLLATSPKSNSIVIAIDRALDDLEKKEVGDIPIHIKDAHYSGAKNLNRGVGYKYPHNYKNNYVEQQYLPKNIKGSVYYEYGNNKMERASKEYWHKIKVDNSSLI, from the coding sequence ATGAGGAAACCTTTAGCGGATAAATTAAGACCTAATGAATTAAATGAAGTGGTAGGTCAAAAACATATATTGGGAAATGGTAAGATATTAGATAGGATTTTAAAGAGTGGACGTATTACTAATATGATATTTTATGGACCACCAGGGGTAGGTAAGACTACGGTTGCTAATATAATTGCTGAAAAGAGTAATAAAAAGTTTTATAAACTTAATGCAACAAATTCTAATTTGAAGGATATTCAACAAATTGTAAGTACTCTAGATACTTTTGAAGGTATAAATGGAATACTTCTTTATTTAGATGAGATACAAAACTTTAATAAAAAACAGCAACAATCCTTACTTGAATTTATAGAAGATGGGAGAATTACACTTATATCTAGTACCACAGAAAACCCTTATCATTATATATTTAAAGCTATTTTAAGCAGATCTACCATATTTGAATTTAAGCCTGTAGAAAAAGAAGATGTAGAGATAGCTATAGATAGGGTCGTAAAAATAATAAATAAAGAAGAGGAAAATATAAGTATAGAGTTAAAACAAAAGGCAAAAGAATATATTGTAAGTGCTTCTAATGGAGATGTGAGAAAAGCTATAAATGCTTTGGAAATTGCAATATATTCAACACCACCAAATGAAAATTATAGTGTAATTATAGATTTAGATATAGCAAAAGATAGTACTCAGACTAAGGTTATAGCCTATGATATGTTAGGAGATAGCCATTATGATATTTTAAGTGCCTTTCAAAAATCTATAAGAGGAAGTGATGTAGATGCGTCACTTCACTACTTAGCAAGACTAATTAAAGCTGGTGATTTAATATCTATATGTAGAAGAATATTGGTTATAGCAAGCGAGGATATAGGCCTTGCGTACCCTAATGCAATTACCATGGTTAAAAGCTGTGTGGATTCATCTATGATGTTAGGATTTCCAGAGGCAAGGATACCCTTAGCAGAAGCTGTTGTGTTATTAGCTACTTCTCCTAAATCTAATTCTATAGTAATTGCTATAGATAGAGCACTTGATGATTTAGAAAAAAAAGAAGTTGGAGATATTCCAATTCATATAAAAGATGCCCACTATAGTGGCGCTAAAAACTTAAATAGGGGAGTGGGATATAAATATCCACATAATTATAAAAATAATTATGTTGAGCAACAATATCTACCAAAGAATATTAAAGGTAGTGTTTATTACGAATATGGTAATAATAAAATGGAGAGGGCATCTAAAGAATATTGGCATAAAATCAAAGTTGACAATTCTAGTCTGATTTGA
- the arcC gene encoding carbamate kinase — translation MSKIVIALGGNALQANPKDTSANSQLNTAKDTAKYLVDLVEEGHDIIIAHGNGPQVGQIVSTYESSSKNVIMPFPECGAMSQGYIGYHLQQAIKIELMKRNINKDVVTLITEVVVDENDENFNNPSKPIGSFFTNEEAKKISDEKGYVFKEDAGRGWRRVVASPLPIRIVEESSIKTLVEAGHIVITVGGGGIPVIEKDGYLKGVDAVIDKDFASEKLAEILDADKLLILTAVEKVYINYGKLEEKSLDKVTVELMNKYMEEGHFAPGSMLPKVRAAIKFAASKEHRETVITSLNKVKEGLKGVTGTSISL, via the coding sequence ATGAGTAAGATAGTTATTGCTTTAGGAGGAAATGCTCTTCAAGCAAATCCAAAGGATACTTCTGCAAATAGTCAATTGAATACAGCAAAGGATACAGCAAAATATTTGGTAGATTTAGTAGAGGAAGGTCATGATATTATAATAGCGCATGGAAATGGACCACAGGTTGGTCAAATAGTTTCCACATATGAATCTTCAAGTAAAAATGTAATTATGCCCTTTCCTGAATGTGGTGCTATGAGTCAAGGATACATAGGATACCATCTTCAACAAGCGATAAAGATTGAATTAATGAAAAGAAATATAAATAAAGATGTAGTTACACTAATTACGGAAGTGGTAGTTGATGAAAATGATGAAAATTTTAATAATCCATCTAAACCAATAGGTTCATTTTTTACAAACGAAGAGGCAAAAAAGATTAGCGATGAAAAGGGCTATGTATTTAAAGAAGATGCTGGCAGGGGGTGGAGAAGAGTTGTGGCATCACCTTTGCCTATTAGAATAGTGGAAGAAAGCTCTATAAAAACGCTAGTGGAGGCAGGTCATATAGTAATTACTGTAGGCGGAGGAGGAATACCTGTAATTGAAAAGGATGGATATCTTAAAGGCGTAGATGCTGTAATAGATAAAGATTTTGCATCAGAAAAGTTAGCTGAAATATTGGATGCAGATAAACTTCTTATTTTAACAGCGGTAGAAAAGGTTTATATAAATTACGGAAAGCTAGAAGAAAAGTCTTTAGACAAAGTAACTGTGGAATTAATGAATAAATATATGGAGGAAGGTCACTTTGCCCCAGGTTCTATGTTGCCAAAAGTTAGGGCAGCTATAAAGTTCGCTGCATCTAAAGAGCATAGAGAAACCGTAATAACTTCATTAAATAAAGTAAAAGAAGGATTAAAAGGTGTTACAGGAACCTCTATTAGTTTATAA
- a CDS encoding CDP-alcohol phosphatidyltransferase family protein has protein sequence MLDTYGRKYVNPLINLVAKFLLNINLTPNNITLIAFGIGIASSVFIYFDLPIVALFALWLSGFLDAVDGAMARKKGTTTSIGTLMDITFDRMVEMGIILTLAIKFPKDIIHLLILTICILISMTLFLTVAALTEKKGMKSFYYQAGFAERTEGFIMFSLMIIFSHNLVLITDIFSLSVIITAFQRFLEAKIILK, from the coding sequence ATGCTTGATACATATGGAAGGAAATATGTGAATCCATTAATAAATTTAGTAGCTAAGTTTTTATTAAATATAAACTTAACTCCTAATAATATAACTTTAATAGCTTTTGGTATTGGAATAGCTTCGTCTGTATTTATATATTTTGATTTGCCTATAGTAGCTCTTTTTGCATTATGGCTTTCGGGATTCTTGGATGCAGTAGATGGTGCTATGGCAAGAAAGAAAGGAACCACAACATCAATTGGAACCCTAATGGATATAACTTTTGATAGGATGGTTGAAATGGGTATAATTTTAACCCTTGCTATAAAATTTCCTAAAGATATAATACATCTTTTAATTCTTACTATATGTATTTTGATTTCTATGACTTTATTTTTAACTGTTGCAGCATTAACAGAGAAAAAAGGCATGAAGTCCTTTTATTATCAAGCAGGCTTTGCAGAAAGAACTGAAGGCTTTATTATGTTTTCACTTATGATAATTTTCTCTCATAACTTAGTACTTATAACGGATATATTTTCATTATCAGTAATTATTACAGCATTTCAACGATTTTTAGAAGCAAAGATCATATTGAAGTAA
- a CDS encoding ABC transporter ATP-binding protein produces MNNVKIINIQKTYLSNKTSNARSFNLNIPRLEINEGEFFGLLGPSGCGKSTMLNLIAGLLELNSGDIYIGEENIVSTPTEKRNLAMVFQESLLFPHMTLEENVGFGLKMRKVPKEHRRIKIREILNIVNLDGMEKRYPDQLSGGQKQRGAIARALVCSPKLLLMDEPFSALDPKLREDMREFTKRLHSKHKITTIFVTHDKEEAFFLFDKMAIMNEGKIIQIGSPKDLYENPKSSFVAEFLGINNIFYGDIKDNLFYGKDFILGLGEVKSKIEKDYESNTPMGNGDINYKGIYLAIKPEGCVVYKCFPQDLLLKKDYGWIKGKIENVSYIQGFLKLSIKISKDCSVMVLQNYNKDVIFLVGEKAILGYNFNKINIIN; encoded by the coding sequence ATGAACAATGTAAAGATAATAAATATACAAAAAACATATTTGAGTAATAAAACTTCAAACGCAAGATCATTTAATCTAAATATACCTAGGTTAGAGATTAATGAAGGAGAATTTTTTGGATTACTTGGACCGTCAGGTTGTGGTAAAAGTACTATGCTAAATCTTATAGCAGGACTTTTAGAATTAAATAGTGGAGATATATATATTGGGGAAGAAAACATAGTAAGTACTCCTACGGAAAAAAGAAATCTTGCCATGGTTTTTCAGGAATCCCTACTTTTTCCACATATGACCTTGGAGGAAAATGTGGGATTTGGATTAAAGATGAGAAAGGTTCCTAAAGAACATAGGAGGATTAAAATTAGAGAGATATTGAATATAGTAAACCTAGATGGTATGGAAAAAAGATATCCAGATCAATTAAGTGGAGGACAAAAACAAAGAGGTGCTATAGCAAGGGCGCTTGTATGTAGCCCAAAGCTTCTTCTGATGGATGAACCTTTTAGTGCACTAGATCCAAAGCTTAGAGAAGATATGAGAGAATTCACTAAAAGGTTACATAGTAAACATAAGATAACTACTATATTTGTAACACACGATAAAGAAGAGGCGTTTTTTCTGTTTGATAAAATGGCTATAATGAATGAAGGCAAAATAATTCAAATAGGAAGTCCTAAAGATTTATATGAAAATCCTAAGAGTTCATTTGTAGCAGAGTTTTTAGGAATTAATAATATATTTTATGGTGATATAAAAGATAATCTGTTTTATGGTAAAGATTTTATATTAGGTTTAGGTGAAGTTAAATCTAAAATAGAAAAGGATTATGAGAGTAATACTCCTATGGGAAATGGGGATATTAATTATAAAGGAATATACTTAGCTATAAAACCAGAAGGGTGTGTGGTATATAAATGCTTTCCACAAGATCTATTGTTAAAAAAAGATTATGGATGGATTAAAGGTAAGATAGAAAATGTATCGTATATACAAGGATTCTTAAAATTAAGTATAAAAATTTCTAAAGATTGTAGTGTTATGGTATTACAAAATTATAATAAAGATGTGATATTTTTAGTTGGTGAAAAAGCTATATTAGGATATAATTTTAATAAAATAAATATTATTAATTAG
- a CDS encoding ABC transporter permease: MKKKIFNILVLFIILSIILIAIMPIVLLFIVSFSSFWRWPDLWPVEFNIRPWKYVFSGYSGTIIAIKNSFVIAIIVNIINIIIGIPAADALARYEFKVKKLMKFILIVPIIIPPLTILMGIHKTFIGFGLTENTVGVILVHIMSTLPYMIMALEISYKNLGFKWEDAAKVIGASPFKRFLNVTLPFILPGIIAGSSLTLLISLNQYITTLFIGGGEILTLPIFMFPFISGGDKSIGAAYSILFALLSFISLWILDSFIKRHYR; encoded by the coding sequence ATGAAAAAAAAGATTTTTAATATTTTAGTGTTATTTATTATTTTATCAATTATATTAATAGCCATTATGCCGATAGTATTGCTTTTTATAGTAAGTTTCTCATCTTTTTGGAGGTGGCCAGATTTATGGCCAGTAGAGTTTAATATAAGACCGTGGAAATATGTATTTTCAGGATACTCAGGAACTATAATAGCTATAAAAAACAGTTTTGTTATAGCTATTATAGTAAATATTATAAACATTATTATCGGAATACCAGCAGCAGACGCATTGGCTAGATATGAATTTAAGGTTAAAAAACTGATGAAATTTATACTTATAGTGCCTATAATAATTCCTCCATTAACTATACTTATGGGAATTCATAAAACATTTATAGGGTTCGGACTTACTGAAAATACAGTAGGAGTAATATTAGTTCATATTATGTCAACCTTGCCATATATGATTATGGCATTGGAGATTAGTTATAAAAACCTAGGTTTTAAATGGGAGGATGCAGCCAAGGTTATTGGTGCAAGCCCATTTAAAAGATTTTTGAATGTAACACTTCCATTTATATTACCAGGAATTATAGCTGGTTCTAGTTTGACTTTACTTATATCTTTAAATCAATATATAACAACTTTGTTTATAGGTGGTGGAGAGATATTGACACTTCCTATATTTATGTTTCCATTTATAAGTGGGGGTGATAAGTCTATTGGTGCTGCATATTCTATATTATTTGCATTGTTATCATTTATTTCACTTTGGATTTTAGATTCATTTATAAAAAGGCATTATAGATAA
- a CDS encoding ABC transporter permease, whose amino-acid sequence MWQKTKPYILVLPSFILVAALMVGGIFQGIFQSIFILNTNGNKGISFSVYKKLFKSESFWDSFIATIKISVVSTIISAILGILITLLLFLLISEKKRKQSILLWRLLQIPMLFSYLTCAYAMFLFLTQSGWVSILCYNLGLIGDMSEFPILVNDKNSIGIIIAYVWKTTPFIVLMLYPVLLKVQDNWIQVARVFGANIFKTFSEVVWPMLIEPLRTSTFIVFTFIFSAFEVPYLLGMTYPKTLGIYSYELYMKGDFSDRPIALGVNIIIFIFIMFISALYYFFNKKHKSKVDNN is encoded by the coding sequence ATGTGGCAAAAAACTAAACCTTATATATTAGTATTGCCATCTTTTATATTAGTAGCTGCATTAATGGTAGGAGGTATATTTCAAGGTATATTTCAAAGTATTTTTATTTTAAACACTAATGGAAATAAAGGTATTTCATTTTCAGTATATAAAAAGCTATTTAAGTCAGAATCCTTTTGGGATTCTTTTATTGCTACTATTAAAATTTCAGTTGTAAGTACAATAATATCTGCAATTTTAGGTATTCTTATAACTTTACTATTATTTTTATTAATAAGTGAAAAAAAGAGAAAACAATCTATATTATTATGGAGACTTTTGCAAATACCTATGTTGTTTTCTTATTTAACTTGTGCTTATGCTATGTTTTTATTCTTAACTCAGAGCGGATGGGTATCTATATTATGCTATAATCTTGGACTTATAGGTGATATGTCTGAATTCCCAATATTAGTTAACGATAAAAATTCAATTGGAATAATAATCGCATATGTTTGGAAGACGACGCCTTTTATAGTACTTATGCTTTATCCTGTACTTTTAAAAGTACAGGATAATTGGATACAAGTGGCAAGGGTATTTGGAGCAAATATCTTTAAGACTTTTAGTGAAGTAGTTTGGCCTATGCTAATAGAGCCACTTAGAACTTCAACATTTATAGTATTTACCTTTATTTTTTCAGCTTTTGAAGTTCCCTATTTATTAGGAATGACATATCCTAAAACATTAGGGATTTATTCCTATGAATTGTATATGAAGGGAGACTTTTCTGACAGACCTATAGCTTTAGGTGTAAATATAATAATATTTATATTTATAATGTTTATTAGTGCTCTTTATTACTTTTTTAATAAAAAGCACAAAAGTAAGGTGGATAATAATTAG
- a CDS encoding ABC transporter substrate-binding protein, producing the protein MFKKLGVGILIVILSLVLISCGGNRNKDANNNDLKESSWESILTDSKGKKVNIYMWGGSESTNKYMDLWVKPQLKDKFDIDLNRVPINDAKDMTNKLMTEKDVNKNSGTMDICWLNGENFKMVKDNSLLLGSFVDKLPNYNKYVDKDAKDITTDFGEDTEGLEAPFGKAQFVFIYDTEKVKNPPRSMEEFKLWVKENPGKFTYPAPPDFTGSAFVRQTLLETSGGYEAFSPKLNEEKFSKDSESLWNYLNEIKPYLWREGNTYPESSSKLDQLYSNGEIWMTMSYNPIHAANKIKEGAFPKSTRSFVLDKGTLSNTHYLTIPFNAPNKDAAMVVIDFMISKEAQFKKMSPDIWGDGTIISSDKLSTEEKKELNDIDRGEGTLSSEELEKHRVSEISSSYIDIIEKYWMENVAKN; encoded by the coding sequence ATGTTTAAAAAATTAGGAGTAGGTATACTAATAGTGATTCTATCATTAGTACTAATTTCCTGTGGAGGAAATAGAAATAAAGATGCAAATAATAATGACTTAAAAGAGTCTAGCTGGGAGAGTATCTTAACTGATAGTAAGGGCAAAAAGGTTAATATATATATGTGGGGAGGAAGTGAAAGCACAAATAAGTATATGGATTTATGGGTTAAGCCGCAATTAAAGGATAAATTTGATATTGACTTAAATAGGGTACCAATTAATGATGCAAAGGATATGACAAATAAACTTATGACAGAAAAGGATGTTAATAAGAATTCTGGGACAATGGATATATGCTGGCTTAATGGAGAAAACTTTAAAATGGTTAAAGATAATTCACTGCTTTTAGGAAGCTTTGTAGATAAACTTCCTAATTACAATAAGTATGTAGATAAAGATGCAAAAGACATTACTACCGACTTTGGTGAGGATACTGAAGGATTAGAGGCTCCTTTTGGAAAAGCACAATTTGTATTTATATATGATACTGAGAAGGTTAAGAATCCACCAAGATCTATGGAGGAATTCAAGCTTTGGGTTAAAGAGAACCCTGGAAAGTTTACTTATCCTGCACCACCAGATTTTACTGGAAGCGCTTTTGTACGCCAAACACTTTTAGAAACTAGTGGAGGGTATGAAGCTTTTTCTCCCAAACTAAACGAAGAGAAATTTTCTAAGGATTCAGAGTCTTTATGGAATTATTTAAATGAAATAAAGCCTTATTTATGGAGAGAAGGTAATACCTATCCAGAAAGCTCTTCAAAGCTTGATCAATTATATTCTAATGGAGAGATATGGATGACTATGTCATATAATCCAATACATGCAGCTAATAAAATAAAAGAAGGTGCATTTCCTAAAAGCACCAGAAGCTTTGTGCTAGATAAGGGGACGCTTTCCAATACCCACTATTTAACAATACCTTTTAATGCACCAAATAAAGATGCGGCTATGGTGGTTATAGACTTTATGATTTCAAAAGAGGCTCAATTTAAAAAGATGAGTCCTGATATATGGGGAGATGGAACAATTATAAGTTCAGATAAGCTATCTACAGAAGAAAAGAAAGAATTAAATGATATAGATAGAGGAGAAGGGACCCTTTCTTCAGAAGAACTAGAAAAACATAGGGTATCTGAAATATCATCTTCCTATATAGATATAATAGAAAAGTATTGGATGGAAAATGTGGCAAAAAACTAA
- a CDS encoding TVP38/TMEM64 family protein, whose amino-acid sequence MKKYYIKVLKYILSVILIVVAVYFLYNLNRFKTFSSMDLKTYLLNYGNMAPILYIIMFTFVPLTLFPDSILAIGGGLAFGLIRGSIYTLIGAVMGASLSFYLARFLGRDFIRKITKHKLAHFEDSLEKNGFILILILRMIPLFPFDVISYSAGISKIKFKDFILASLIGIIPGILVYTNLGDKSETIGSKSFYASICFLILLFAISFILKDKLFLKKLKQVTKE is encoded by the coding sequence ATGAAAAAATATTATATTAAGGTTTTAAAATATATTTTAAGTGTAATCTTAATTGTAGTAGCTGTTTATTTTTTATATAATTTAAATAGGTTTAAAACTTTTTCATCTATGGATTTAAAAACATACTTATTGAACTACGGTAATATGGCACCTATACTATACATAATTATGTTCACATTTGTACCACTTACTTTATTTCCAGACTCAATATTAGCTATAGGTGGAGGTTTAGCATTTGGACTAATTAGAGGCAGTATTTACACTCTTATTGGTGCAGTGATGGGAGCTTCCCTATCCTTTTATCTAGCTAGGTTTTTAGGAAGAGACTTTATAAGAAAGATTACAAAACATAAGTTAGCTCACTTTGAAGATTCGTTAGAAAAAAATGGATTTATTCTAATTTTAATTTTGAGGATGATACCATTATTCCCATTTGATGTAATAAGCTATAGTGCAGGGATTTCTAAAATTAAATTTAAAGATTTTATCTTGGCAAGTCTAATAGGAATTATACCTGGAATATTAGTTTATACTAATTTAGGAGATAAATCTGAAACAATAGGATCAAAATCATTTTACGCATCAATTTGTTTTTTAATATTGCTTTTTGCCATTTCATTTATATTAAAGGACAAATTATTTCTAAAAAAATTAAAACAAGTTACGAAAGAATAA
- a CDS encoding (Fe-S)-binding protein has translation MGHIYLSKELQKDIEKSFQNCTDCKACMTNCPMLKAFCSSPKELLGKLSQNNEVEIIMPYSCAMCGWCSKVCPENINFKELFYDMRKEILKGNKRLRPSGYKVVKYHQKSSFSKMFTTYNRSTKEVLTKQKKRVFLPGCSLSSYSPNLVEKTYQNLKENFKNTDIILKCCGKPTYDMGDTDGFKKYFNSLDEDLRDMGAEEVVVACENCFITLNKNLTNIKVSSLWNIIAEIGVPQHLKGIYKGIDEIFYIHDPCSIREEEGIHNSIRSILDQLGIKSKEFKFSKSNTVCCGFGGMIAVTNNHVALEQMNKRAKEAKGEYIVSYCQSCVEAMNIGGGRSIHILDLLFNEEVIKNKNFIQVNKGSITKWKNRYELKKIINKMK, from the coding sequence ATGGGCCATATTTATTTATCAAAAGAGTTGCAAAAGGACATAGAAAAGAGTTTTCAAAATTGTACTGACTGCAAAGCTTGTATGACTAACTGCCCTATGCTAAAAGCATTTTGTAGTTCACCTAAAGAACTCTTAGGTAAACTTAGTCAAAACAATGAAGTTGAAATTATAATGCCTTATTCTTGTGCAATGTGTGGGTGGTGTAGTAAGGTATGCCCTGAAAATATAAATTTTAAAGAGTTATTTTATGACATGAGAAAAGAGATACTGAAAGGCAATAAAAGACTAAGACCATCAGGATATAAAGTTGTAAAATATCATCAAAAAAGCAGTTTTTCTAAAATGTTTACAACATATAATAGATCCACAAAAGAGGTATTAACAAAGCAGAAGAAAAGAGTATTTTTACCCGGATGTAGTTTATCTTCATACAGTCCTAATCTTGTTGAAAAAACATACCAAAACTTAAAGGAGAACTTTAAAAACACAGATATAATCTTAAAGTGTTGTGGGAAACCTACTTATGATATGGGAGATACTGATGGATTTAAAAAATACTTTAATTCTTTAGATGAAGACTTAAGAGACATGGGTGCTGAGGAAGTAGTGGTTGCCTGTGAGAATTGTTTTATAACATTAAATAAGAACTTAACAAATATAAAAGTAAGCTCTCTTTGGAACATTATAGCAGAAATTGGAGTGCCGCAGCACCTTAAAGGAATATATAAAGGGATAGATGAGATATTTTATATTCATGACCCTTGTTCTATAAGAGAAGAAGAGGGTATACATAATTCTATAAGAAGCATATTGGATCAACTAGGGATTAAAAGTAAAGAATTTAAGTTTTCTAAAAGCAACACAGTATGTTGTGGGTTTGGAGGTATGATAGCAGTAACAAATAATCATGTTGCCTTAGAACAAATGAATAAGAGGGCAAAAGAAGCTAAAGGAGAATATATTGTATCTTACTGTCAAAGTTGTGTAGAAGCAATGAACATAGGTGGAGGAAGGTCTATTCACATATTAGATTTACTTTTTAATGAGGAGGTTATAAAAAATAAAAACTTTATACAGGTTAATAAGGGTTCTATAACTAAATGGAAGAATAGATATGAATTGAAGAAGATAATAAATAAAATGAAGTAA
- a CDS encoding TVP38/TMEM64 family protein gives MNKKKGYIIKVLVVLAILSLYFLVPDIKNTIDDMVSVLLKLNVESAKDYILSFGIWAPIISFSLMILQSIAAPLPAFIITFANAGLFGWWQGAILSFVSAMVGAILCFYISKLLGRKAVEKMTSKFALESVDDFFERHGKYAVLIARLLPFISFDLVSYAAGLTSMGFWSFFWATGIGQLPATIIYSYVGGMLVGGTKKLVFGLLILFALSVLIYLIKRVWNEKNKLPQKI, from the coding sequence TTGAATAAAAAAAAAGGATATATAATAAAAGTTCTAGTAGTATTAGCGATTCTATCTTTATATTTTTTAGTCCCTGACATTAAAAACACCATAGATGATATGGTAAGTGTATTATTGAAGCTTAATGTAGAGTCGGCAAAAGATTACATATTATCTTTTGGAATATGGGCTCCAATTATTTCGTTTTCATTAATGATACTTCAATCTATAGCAGCACCTTTACCAGCATTCATAATAACTTTTGCTAATGCAGGTCTATTTGGTTGGTGGCAAGGAGCAATATTATCCTTTGTTAGTGCTATGGTAGGCGCTATACTATGTTTTTATATTAGCAAATTGCTAGGAAGAAAAGCAGTAGAAAAGATGACTAGCAAATTTGCACTTGAAAGTGTAGATGATTTTTTTGAAAGGCATGGCAAGTATGCAGTATTGATAGCCAGACTTTTACCTTTTATTTCTTTTGATCTAGTAAGCTATGCAGCTGGGCTTACATCAATGGGGTTTTGGTCATTTTTTTGGGCTACAGGAATTGGACAATTACCAGCAACTATAATATATTCTTATGTTGGTGGTATGCTAGTTGGTGGAACTAAAAAACTTGTATTTGGATTACTTATTTTGTTTGCTCTGTCAGTTTTAATTTATCTAATTAAGAGAGTATGGAATGAAAAAAATAAGCTGCCTCAAAAAATATAA
- a CDS encoding rhodanese-like domain-containing protein codes for MKRNKKYLISTLLMVLTLSIGLLGCTKSKTEANKVESKKDYNYYTAEQLKKSIETKEDIIILDIQVKEEYDKHHIKGAMPTYAYPVKSNEDKKKLENVLEKLEGSKPIVIVCPKGGGGAENTQKYLTEKKISKDRLYILEKGQAAWPYEELLEK; via the coding sequence ATGAAAAGGAACAAAAAATATTTAATTTCTACATTATTAATGGTACTGACTTTAAGTATAGGTTTATTGGGATGCACAAAATCTAAAACAGAAGCAAATAAAGTGGAATCGAAAAAAGATTATAATTATTACACTGCAGAACAACTAAAAAAGAGTATAGAAACTAAAGAAGATATAATAATTTTAGATATTCAGGTTAAAGAAGAATATGATAAACATCATATCAAAGGAGCTATGCCAACTTATGCATATCCAGTAAAAAGTAACGAAGATAAAAAGAAACTCGAAAACGTATTAGAAAAGTTAGAAGGTAGTAAACCAATAGTTATTGTATGTCCAAAAGGTGGCGGAGGCGCTGAAAATACACAAAAATATCTAACAGAGAAAAAGATAAGTAAAGATAGACTTTATATATTAGAAAAAGGACAAGCTGCATGGCCATATGAAGAACTTTTAGAAAAATAA